In Mycolicibacterium aubagnense, the DNA window CTTCGACGTGCCCGAGGGGTCGCTGACCGCGCTGCTGGGCCCCAGCGGCTCGGGCAAGTCGACGCTGTTGCGGGCCATCGCCGGGCTCGACACCCCGGACACCGGCACCATCACCATCAAGGGCAACGACGTCACCGGGGTGCCGCCGCAGCGTCGCGGCATCGGTTTCGTCTTCCAGCACTACGCGGCGTTCAAGCACCTCACCGTCCGCGAGAACGTCGCGTTCGGGCTGAAGATCCGCAAGAAGCCCAAGGCGGAGGTCCGCGAGAAGGTCGACAGCCTGCTGGAGGTGGTGGGCCTCAGCGGGTTCCAGACGCGCTACCCCAGCCAGCTTTCCGGCGGTCAGCGTCAGCGCATGGCGCTGGCCCGGGCCCTCGCGGTCGATCCCCAGGTGCTGCTGCTCGACGAGCCGTTCGGTGCTCTCGACGCCAAGGTGCGCGACGACCTCCGGGCCTGGCTGCGCCGCCTGCACGATGAGGTGCACGTGACCACGGTGCTGGTCACCCACGACCAGTCCGAGGCGCTCGACGTCGCTGACCGGATCGCGGTGCTCAACAAGGGCCGTATCGAGCAGGTCGGTTCACCGACCGAGGTCTACGACAGCCCGAGCAATCCGTTCGTGATGTCGTTCCTCGGCGCGGTGTCCACGCTGAACGGGACGCTGGTGCGTCCGCACGACATTCGCGTGGGCCGGACCCCCGACATGGCCATTTCCCAGGCCGACGGCGATGTGGCGGCCACCGGTGTGCTGCGGGCCAAGGTCGACCGAGTTGTCGTGCTGGGCTTCGAGGTTCGCGTGGAGCTGACGACGGCAGCGGACCATACGCCCTTCACCGCACAGATCACCCGCGGCGACGCCGAAGCGCTGCGCCTCATCGAGGGCGACACCGTGTACGTCCGGGCGACGCGTATCCCGCCGATCGCGGGCCAGACGCAAGAAGTCGAGGCAGTTCTCGCTCGGGCCTGACCCGGGCGGTAAACCGGAAAGTGCCCCGAATCGATTGATTCGGGGCACTTCTCGTTGTTCTGGCTGAGCGTCAGATGTACATCGCCGGGTCGATGTAGGTCGTCGGGTCGACGGCGGGCTCGCGTTGCTTCTCCGTGCGTGGACGCACGATCGCCGGAATGCCGGTCGCGATCGAGTCAGCCGGAACATCGTGTGTCACAACGGCATTCGCACCGATGGCAGAGTCGTCGCCGACGACGATGGGGCCCAGCACCTTGGCGCCGGCGCCGACCGTCACACGGTTGCCGATGGTGGGGTGGCGCTTGCCCTTGTTGAGACTGCGGCCGCCCAGCGTCACGCCGTGGTAGAGCATGACGTCGTCGCCGATCTCGGTGGTCTCGCCGATCACGACGCCCATGCCGTGGTCGATGAAGAACCGCCGGCCGATGGTCGCCCCCGGGTGAATCTCGATGCCGGTGAGGAAGCGGGTCACCTGAGCCAGCACGCGGGCCGGTCCGCGCCATGCCGGGCGGGCCCACAGCCGGTGGGCCAGGCGGTGCGACCAGATGGCATGCAGGCCCGAATACACCAGGGCGTTCTCGACGTCTCCGCGCCCGGCCGGGTCGTGGCTGCGTGCGTTGTCCAGGTCCTCGCGGAGCCTGGCGAACAGCGTCATGATTTGTCTATTTCCCGTCGCTTCGCTCGCCCGGTATCAGTCCCGAATGTGCTCGTACAGCGCTGTGGAGACGTACCGCTCGCCGAAGTCAGGGACGATCACCACGATGAGCTTGCCGGCGTTCTCGGGACGCTTGGCCAGCTCCAGCGCCGCCCACACGTTGGCGCCCGCCGAGATGCCACCCAGAATGCCCTCTTCGGTGCCCAGCGCGCGCGCCACCTCGATGGCGTCAGGGAACGCGACATCGATGATCTCGTCGTACACAGAGCGGTCCAGCACCTCGGGGACGAAGTTTGCACCGAGGCCCTGAATCTTGTGCGGTCCGGCCTGGCCGCCGGTGAGGATGGGGGAGTCGACGGGCTCGACGCCGACGATCTTCACGTCCGGCTTGCGGCGCTTGAGAACGTGCCCGACGCCGGTGAGGGTGCCGCCGGTGCCGATGCCGGCGACGAAGATGTCGACCCGGCCGTCCGTGTCGGCCCAGACCTCTTCGGCGGTCGTCTGCTCGTGGATCGCGGGGTTGGCCGGGTTGGCGAACTGGTCAGCGGCCACGGAGTTCGGGGTCTCGGACAGGATCTGCTTGGCCTTGGCGACCGCGCCGGCCATGCCCTCGGCGCCCGGCGTCAGCACGATCTCGGCGCCGTATGCGCGCAACATCACCCGGCGTTCGAGGGACATGGTCTCCGGCATGGTCAGGATGACCTTGTAGCCGCGGGCCGCGCCGACGAGGGCCAGTGCGATGCCGGTGTTGCCGCTGGTGGCCTCGACGATGGTGCCACCGGGCTTGAGCTCGCCGGACTTCTCCGCGGCATCGACGATCGCCACGCCGATGCGGTCCTTCACGCTGTTGGCGGGGTTGTAGAACTCCAGCTTGGCGACGACCTCGGCACCAGCGTCCTCGGTCAACCGGTTGAGCCGGACCAGCGGGGTGCGCCCGACCAACTCCGTGACATTGGCGTAGATCTTGCCCATCGACAACCTCTCGTCATACGCAAGCTCGCCGCGTGGGCGGGCTCGCTGGCGGTCCTGCTGGTGAAATTGTGGGTGCCCACGCGGCACCGTGGTGCCACGCACGACCGTCACGCC includes these proteins:
- a CDS encoding sulfate/molybdate ABC transporter ATP-binding protein, with protein sequence MSDEHKQGRTPAITVRGANKRYGDFAALDNVDFDVPEGSLTALLGPSGSGKSTLLRAIAGLDTPDTGTITIKGNDVTGVPPQRRGIGFVFQHYAAFKHLTVRENVAFGLKIRKKPKAEVREKVDSLLEVVGLSGFQTRYPSQLSGGQRQRMALARALAVDPQVLLLDEPFGALDAKVRDDLRAWLRRLHDEVHVTTVLVTHDQSEALDVADRIAVLNKGRIEQVGSPTEVYDSPSNPFVMSFLGAVSTLNGTLVRPHDIRVGRTPDMAISQADGDVAATGVLRAKVDRVVVLGFEVRVELTTAADHTPFTAQITRGDAEALRLIEGDTVYVRATRIPPIAGQTQEVEAVLARA
- the epsC gene encoding serine O-acetyltransferase EpsC, which translates into the protein MTLFARLREDLDNARSHDPAGRGDVENALVYSGLHAIWSHRLAHRLWARPAWRGPARVLAQVTRFLTGIEIHPGATIGRRFFIDHGMGVVIGETTEIGDDVMLYHGVTLGGRSLNKGKRHPTIGNRVTVGAGAKVLGPIVVGDDSAIGANAVVTHDVPADSIATGIPAIVRPRTEKQREPAVDPTTYIDPAMYI
- the cysK gene encoding cysteine synthase A, yielding MGKIYANVTELVGRTPLVRLNRLTEDAGAEVVAKLEFYNPANSVKDRIGVAIVDAAEKSGELKPGGTIVEATSGNTGIALALVGAARGYKVILTMPETMSLERRVMLRAYGAEIVLTPGAEGMAGAVAKAKQILSETPNSVAADQFANPANPAIHEQTTAEEVWADTDGRVDIFVAGIGTGGTLTGVGHVLKRRKPDVKIVGVEPVDSPILTGGQAGPHKIQGLGANFVPEVLDRSVYDEIIDVAFPDAIEVARALGTEEGILGGISAGANVWAALELAKRPENAGKLIVVIVPDFGERYVSTALYEHIRD